A portion of the Halopelagius inordinatus genome contains these proteins:
- a CDS encoding HalOD1 output domain-containing protein, whose product MESNESPHNRYEVGDEEATVAVVTAVAQEEGRDPLDLPPLYGTIDPDVLEAVARSEVGDEYWVAFSYCGYRVEVKSTGTVTVTP is encoded by the coding sequence ATGGAGTCCAACGAATCACCGCACAACAGATACGAGGTGGGAGACGAAGAAGCGACCGTGGCCGTGGTCACGGCCGTCGCGCAGGAAGAGGGTCGGGACCCTCTCGACCTGCCGCCGCTGTACGGTACGATAGACCCCGACGTTCTCGAAGCAGTCGCTCGTTCGGAGGTGGGAGACGAGTACTGGGTCGCGTTCTCGTACTGCGGCTACCGAGTCGAGGTGAAAAGTACGGGCACCGTCACCGTCACGCCGTGA
- the rnz gene encoding ribonuclease Z codes for MRVTFLGTGGAVPTTERGPSALLVNREGERLLFDCGEGTQRQMMRYGTGFTVSHLFVTHLHGDHILGIPGLIQTWDFNDREDPIAIHAPPGAKRHLRSLVNAGGYQPGYPVNIHEVRPGSVALSGDGYEVRTFETEHRNVRSMGYALVEDDRPGRFDRERAEELGVPVGPAFGRLHSGESVELDDGTVVDPEQVVGDPRPGRAVVYTGDTRPVDETVAAVDRPDLLVHDATFGDEWADRARSTGHSTGREAAEIAARAGARRLALTHISSRYAGDPGPILNEAREAFGGGEVFVPDDGQKIELPFPDERDGRGE; via the coding sequence ATGCGCGTGACGTTTCTCGGGACCGGTGGCGCCGTGCCGACGACGGAACGGGGACCGAGTGCCCTCCTCGTCAACCGCGAGGGGGAGCGACTGCTGTTCGACTGCGGCGAGGGGACCCAACGGCAGATGATGCGCTACGGAACCGGGTTCACCGTCTCTCACCTCTTCGTCACGCATCTCCACGGCGACCACATTCTCGGGATTCCCGGGCTGATACAGACGTGGGACTTCAACGACCGCGAGGACCCGATCGCCATCCACGCGCCGCCGGGCGCGAAGCGACACCTCCGGAGTCTCGTGAACGCGGGCGGGTACCAACCGGGCTACCCGGTGAACATCCACGAGGTCCGACCGGGGAGCGTCGCACTCTCGGGCGACGGGTACGAGGTTCGGACGTTCGAGACCGAACACCGCAACGTCCGCTCTATGGGGTACGCCCTCGTCGAAGACGACAGACCCGGTCGGTTCGATCGCGAACGGGCCGAGGAACTCGGCGTCCCCGTCGGCCCCGCGTTCGGCCGCCTCCACTCCGGGGAGTCGGTCGAACTGGACGACGGAACCGTCGTCGACCCCGAACAGGTCGTCGGCGACCCGCGCCCCGGGCGCGCGGTCGTCTACACCGGCGACACCCGACCCGTCGACGAAACCGTCGCGGCGGTGGACCGACCCGACCTCCTCGTCCACGACGCCACGTTCGGCGACGAGTGGGCAGACCGGGCGCGTTCGACCGGTCACTCGACCGGGCGGGAGGCCGCCGAGATAGCGGCACGGGCGGGCGCGCGGCGACTCGCTCTCACCCACATCTCCTCGCGGTACGCGGGGGACCCCGGACCGATTCTGAACGAGGCCCGCGAGGCGTTCGGCGGCGGGGAGGTGTTCGTCCCGGACGACGGACAGAAGATCGAACTGCCGTTCCCCGACGAGAGAGACGGCCGCGGAGAGTAA
- a CDS encoding SHOCT domain-containing protein produces the protein MNDRHERSRDGAEGASAGRRTQSDDDGEAWWDGDDWWDDWDEDDGEWAGIASLLVLGLGLASLFGLVPVGPFWAIFAIGFAVVVPLVAILEQRYRESRASAVPPESESRREETDRSDGGEFDDALARIRDRYARGELSEEQFERKLELLLETETPEDARERVRRVREERARREAEAETESES, from the coding sequence ATGAACGACCGGCACGAGAGGTCCCGCGACGGCGCCGAGGGAGCCTCGGCGGGCCGTCGGACGCAATCCGACGACGACGGCGAAGCGTGGTGGGACGGCGACGACTGGTGGGACGACTGGGACGAGGACGACGGCGAGTGGGCCGGTATCGCCTCCCTCCTCGTTCTCGGCCTCGGTCTCGCGTCGCTTTTCGGTCTCGTTCCCGTCGGTCCGTTCTGGGCCATCTTCGCCATCGGCTTCGCCGTCGTCGTCCCGTTGGTGGCCATCCTCGAACAGCGATACCGCGAGTCTCGCGCGTCCGCGGTGCCGCCCGAGTCAGAATCCCGACGCGAAGAGACCGACCGCTCCGACGGCGGCGAGTTCGACGACGCCCTCGCCAGAATCCGCGACCGGTACGCCCGCGGCGAACTCTCAGAGGAGCAGTTCGAGCGGAAACTCGAACTGCTGTTGGAGACGGAGACGCCGGAGGACGCCCGCGAACGCGTTCGACGCGTCCGAGAGGAACGCGCTCGGCGAGAGGCCGAGGCGGAGACGGAGTCTGAGTCGTAG
- a CDS encoding AAA family ATPase: MDAPLWTETHAPSLSDLPQAEVRERLGRTVDEPMNLVLQGPPGVGKTAAVRAVAREAHDDPDNDLVEINVADFFGRTKKQIREDPRFEQFLTGRSRMAKRDMINRVLKESAGYAPVSGDYKTILLDNAEAIREDFQQALRRVMEKHHRTTQFVITTRQPTKLIPPIRSRCFPVPVRAPTNEETKAVVRDIADAEGVSYEEMALDIVASKANGNLRYAILAAQDAAIEGDGEITTASAQEALSSAGHDDDLKDVLETAREGEIRDARKTLTTLIDDEGYGGQELLSDLLRVADTYPEEFGDGNLIRLHRLAGSVDLDLAEGLDARLHLSHLLSAWAAGQTELDEGSPA, from the coding sequence ATGGACGCGCCCCTGTGGACGGAGACGCACGCCCCGTCGCTGTCCGACCTCCCGCAGGCGGAGGTTCGCGAGCGATTGGGCCGAACGGTCGACGAACCGATGAACCTCGTACTGCAGGGGCCCCCGGGCGTCGGAAAGACCGCCGCGGTGCGGGCGGTGGCCCGCGAGGCCCACGACGACCCGGACAACGACTTAGTGGAGATAAACGTGGCCGACTTCTTCGGCCGCACGAAGAAACAGATTCGCGAAGACCCCCGGTTCGAGCAGTTTCTCACCGGTCGGAGCCGGATGGCGAAACGCGACATGATAAACCGCGTGCTGAAAGAGTCCGCTGGCTACGCACCCGTCTCCGGCGACTACAAGACGATTCTCTTAGACAACGCCGAGGCCATCCGCGAGGACTTCCAGCAGGCGCTTCGCCGCGTGATGGAAAAGCACCACCGGACGACGCAGTTCGTCATCACGACGCGGCAACCGACGAAACTCATCCCGCCGATTCGCTCGCGGTGTTTCCCCGTCCCCGTCCGCGCGCCGACGAACGAGGAGACGAAAGCCGTCGTCCGCGATATCGCCGACGCCGAGGGCGTCTCCTACGAGGAGATGGCTCTCGACATCGTCGCCTCGAAGGCCAACGGCAACCTCCGGTACGCGATTCTCGCCGCACAGGACGCCGCAATCGAGGGCGACGGCGAGATAACGACGGCGTCAGCACAGGAGGCGCTCTCGTCCGCCGGCCACGACGACGACCTGAAGGACGTCTTAGAGACGGCCCGAGAGGGCGAGATTCGAGACGCCAGAAAGACGCTCACGACGCTCATAGACGACGAGGGGTACGGCGGACAGGAACTCCTTTCTGATCTCCTCCGCGTCGCCGACACGTATCCCGAGGAGTTCGGAGACGGGAACCTGATCCGACTGCACCGCCTCGCCGGGAGCGTCGATTTGGACCTGGCGGAGGGACTCGACGCCCGCCTCCACCTCTCGCATCTCCTCTCTGCGTGGGCCGCCGGACAGACCGAACTCGACGAGGGGTCGCCGGCGTAG
- a CDS encoding protein sorting system archaetidylserine decarboxylase: MRFAPGVRRFGLPAFVAAALLSFVAPPAAVVALAAGAFTLWFFRDPERQPSTWGVVSPADGRVSVVREEGEQIRLGVFMNVTDVHVNRAPFDGTVERVTHRPGAHRPAFSKESERNERVDVDVTTEDGPAELSLIAGAFARRIHPYVEEGDDLTRAQRIGHIDFGSRADVLLPPVYDREDVLVEVGDTVRAGESVVARREE; encoded by the coding sequence ATGCGCTTTGCACCCGGCGTCCGGCGGTTCGGCCTCCCGGCGTTCGTCGCCGCCGCCCTCCTCTCGTTCGTCGCACCGCCCGCCGCCGTCGTCGCCCTCGCCGCCGGCGCGTTCACCCTCTGGTTCTTCCGCGACCCTGAGCGCCAGCCATCGACGTGGGGCGTCGTCTCCCCCGCCGACGGCCGCGTCTCCGTCGTCCGCGAGGAGGGCGAGCAGATTCGGCTCGGCGTGTTCATGAACGTCACCGACGTGCACGTCAACCGCGCGCCGTTCGACGGCACCGTCGAACGCGTGACGCACAGACCGGGTGCCCACCGCCCGGCGTTCTCGAAGGAGTCGGAGCGAAACGAACGCGTAGACGTGGACGTGACCACCGAGGACGGCCCGGCGGAACTGTCGCTCATCGCCGGCGCGTTCGCCCGCAGAATCCACCCGTACGTCGAGGAGGGAGACGACCTGACGCGCGCCCAGCGAATCGGGCACATCGACTTCGGGAGTCGCGCCGACGTCCTCTTGCCGCCCGTCTACGACCGCGAGGACGTGTTGGTCGAGGTTGGCGACACCGTCCGGGCCGGCGAGTCCGTCGTCGCGCGGCGCGAGGAGTAA